The genome window GCCCCGGGCGGCGACGGTGGCGTCGTAGAGGCGCGGGGTCTCGGCGGTCCACGGCTCGACCGGGCCGACCGCCACCGGGGCGACGTCGGCGGGGGACTCCCACACGGCCTCCACGCCCAGCTCGGGGATCCGCAGGGCGACCGGGAACGCGCTCGCATCGGCGGTGAGCTCCGGGAGGACGGTGCCGGCGCCGCTGCCGGTGCCGGCGCTCTCGGTGAACGCGGTGCGCAGCCAGACGTCCTCCAGGCCGTCGGCCGGACGCGCCGACAGCGTCACGTCGCGGAAGATGCCGGGCAGCCACCACTGGTCCTGATCCTCCAGGTAGCTGGCGGCCGACCACTGGTGGACGCGCACGGCGAGGACGTTGCCCTCCGCGCGCACCAGATCGGTAACGTCGAACTCGTGGGCGAGCCGGCTGCCGCTCGCCGAGCCCACCTCCGCGCCGTTCAGCCACACCCGGTAGAGCGACTCCACGCCGTCGAAGCGCAGCACGACCCGGGCGTCCTCGGGCCACCCCGCGGGGAGGTCGAACCGCCGCCGGTAGTCGCCGGTCGGGTTCTCGTCCGGAACGAACGGCGGCTCGATCGGGAACGGGTACTGCACGTTGGTGTAGCTCGGGCGCCCGTAGCGGCCGTCGCCGTGCAGCACCCAGTGCGCCGGGACCGGGAGCGTGTCCCAGCCGTCGTCGTCCAGGTCGGGCCGCGCAACGTCCTCCGGGAGGTCGGCGGTGGGGGAGAGCCGGAACCGCCAGTCGCCGTTCAGGGAGAGCGACGGGGCGTCGGAGTGCAGCCACGATCGCGGCGCGCGGAGGGCGCCGGAGAAGGGGGCGGTGTCGGCGAGAAGTGCGGGAGACGGCACGATGCTCCTTGAATGGTCACGACAGCGTGGACGCGCTAGCATCGACCGTAGTCGAAAATCGTTCGGCTGACCTAATTTGGAGGCGCACGTGGGCGGACCCGAGCAGCCGGCGCGGCGCCGCGGGCCGTACGCCAAGTCCACGGAGCGGCGACAGCAGATCGTGGACGAGGCCTACCGCGTGTTCGCGACCCGCGGCTACCACGGCAGCTCGCTGCGCGAGATCGCCGCGGCGGCCGGCATCGGGCTGAGCACCCTCCAGCACCACTTCGGCGGCAAGGAGGACCTGCTCCTCGCCGTGCTCGCGCGCCGCGACGAGTGGGGTGGACGGGTCCAGCCGCCCGGAGACGAGGCGGCCGGAGACGAGGCGAGCGGAGACATGGCGAGCGGCGACGAGGCGGGCGCCGACCTCCCATTCCCGGACACGGTCATCGCCCAGGCGCGGCGCAACGAAGGCATCCCCGGACTCATCGCGCTCTACAGCATCCTCGCCGCCGAGGCCACCGCTCCCGACCACCCTGGGCACGAGTACTTCCTCAGCCGGTACGCCCGGATGCAGGAGTCGTACGAGCGGGAGTTCGCGGCGCTCGCCGCGGACGGCCGGCTCCGCGACGGGGTGGACCCGGCGCTCGCCGCGGCGACCGTGGTGGCGCTGTGGG of Leifsonia shinshuensis contains these proteins:
- a CDS encoding TetR family transcriptional regulator; the protein is MGGPEQPARRRGPYAKSTERRQQIVDEAYRVFATRGYHGSSLREIAAAAGIGLSTLQHHFGGKEDLLLAVLARRDEWGGRVQPPGDEAAGDEASGDMASGDEAGADLPFPDTVIAQARRNEGIPGLIALYSILAAEATAPDHPGHEYFLSRYARMQESYEREFAALAADGRLRDGVDPALAAATVVALWEGIQLQWLYAPERVDAAAALRGYLDLVILPEQPAPR